In the genome of Jeotgalibacillus haloalkalitolerans, one region contains:
- a CDS encoding dihydrolipoamide acetyltransferase family protein: MSFEFKLPDIGEGIHEGEIVKWFISVGDKVEEDDVLCEVQNDKAVVEIPSPVAGTVEEILVDEGTVAVVGDTLIKLDAPGYENLQFKGSDSSDEKKEEPKEEKKEEAPAEEASSEESAEAKPQEDVDPDRRVIAMPSVRKYARDNDVDIRYVSGSGKNGRVSKEDIDAYLKGDTAEAKSETTEQPAEQKEEKSAPKSTPAPEGEFPETREKMSGMRKAIAKAMVNSKHTAPHVTLMDEVDVEKLVAHRKKFKEIALEKDIKLTFLPYVVKALVSALREYPVLNTMLDDETQEIVQKHYYNIGIAADTEKGLVVPVVKHADRKSVFSISDEINQLAVKARDGKLSGDEMKGASCTITNIGSAGGQWFTPVINHPEVAILGIGRIAEKPVVKNGEIVAAPVLALSLSFDHRMIDGATAQNALNHIKRLLNDPELLLMEA, encoded by the coding sequence TTGTCATTCGAATTTAAATTACCTGATATCGGTGAAGGTATTCACGAAGGTGAAATTGTAAAATGGTTTATCAGTGTTGGAGATAAAGTAGAAGAAGATGACGTGCTTTGTGAGGTTCAAAACGATAAAGCTGTTGTTGAAATTCCATCTCCGGTAGCTGGTACTGTAGAAGAAATTCTTGTAGATGAAGGAACAGTGGCAGTAGTAGGTGACACACTGATTAAGCTTGATGCACCTGGCTATGAAAACCTTCAGTTCAAAGGTTCTGACAGCAGCGATGAGAAGAAAGAAGAGCCTAAGGAAGAAAAGAAAGAGGAAGCGCCGGCTGAAGAAGCTTCTTCAGAAGAATCGGCTGAAGCAAAGCCTCAGGAAGATGTAGATCCTGACCGCCGCGTAATCGCAATGCCATCAGTGCGTAAATACGCTCGTGATAACGACGTTGACATCCGTTACGTATCAGGTTCAGGTAAAAACGGCCGAGTATCTAAAGAAGATATCGATGCATATCTGAAAGGTGATACAGCTGAAGCTAAGTCTGAAACAACAGAACAGCCTGCTGAACAGAAAGAAGAAAAATCAGCGCCAAAATCAACTCCGGCTCCAGAGGGTGAGTTCCCTGAAACACGTGAGAAGATGAGCGGAATGAGAAAAGCAATTGCTAAAGCAATGGTTAACTCTAAGCACACTGCTCCACACGTAACACTGATGGACGAAGTTGATGTTGAGAAGCTCGTTGCTCACCGTAAGAAGTTCAAGGAAATTGCGCTTGAAAAGGATATCAAGCTGACATTCCTTCCATACGTCGTAAAAGCACTTGTTTCAGCATTACGTGAGTACCCTGTACTTAACACAATGCTTGATGATGAGACTCAGGAAATTGTTCAGAAGCACTACTACAATATCGGTATTGCTGCTGACACTGAAAAAGGACTTGTAGTACCTGTTGTGAAACATGCTGACCGCAAATCTGTATTTAGTATTTCAGATGAAATCAACCAGCTTGCAGTTAAGGCACGTGACGGTAAACTTTCAGGTGATGAAATGAAAGGTGCTTCATGCACAATCACAAATATCGGTTCAGCTGGCGGACAGTGGTTCACACCAGTTATTAACCACCCTGAAGTAGCAATTCTAGGAATTGGTCGTATTGCAGAGAAGCCTGTTGTAAAAAATGGTGAAATTGTAGCGGCTCCTGTGTTAGCATTATCATTGAGCTTCGATCACCGTATGATTGATGGTGCAACTGCACAAAACGCGTTAAACCACATCAAACGTTTATTGAACGATCCAGAACTTTTACTAATGGAGGCGTAA
- a CDS encoding alpha-ketoacid dehydrogenase subunit beta, whose protein sequence is MAQMTMIQAITDALRTELKNDENVLVFGEDVGNNGGVFRATEGLQKEFGEERVFDTPLAESGIGGLAIGLALEGYRPVPEIQFFGFVFEVMDSVSGQMARMRYRSGGKYSSPITIRSPFGGGVHTPELHADSLEGLMAQQPGLKVVIPSTPTDAKGLLISAIRDNDPVIFLEHMKLYRSFREDVPEEEYTIEIGKADVKREGTDLTIVTYGAMVHESLKAAEQLEKDGHSVEVIDLRTIQPLDIETIIKSVEKTNRAIVVQEAQKQAGIAASVVAEINDRAILSLEAPVLRVAAADTVFPFSQAESVWLPNAKDVVATAKKVLEF, encoded by the coding sequence ATGGCACAAATGACGATGATTCAGGCAATTACAGATGCACTCCGGACAGAACTTAAAAATGACGAAAATGTTCTTGTGTTCGGTGAAGACGTTGGTAATAACGGAGGCGTATTCCGTGCAACTGAAGGTCTGCAAAAAGAATTTGGTGAAGAACGCGTATTTGATACTCCACTGGCGGAGTCAGGTATCGGCGGTCTTGCAATCGGTCTTGCACTTGAAGGCTACCGTCCAGTGCCGGAAATTCAGTTCTTCGGCTTCGTATTTGAAGTAATGGACTCAGTAAGCGGTCAGATGGCTCGTATGAGATACCGCAGCGGTGGCAAATACAGTTCACCAATCACAATCCGCTCACCATTTGGCGGAGGGGTTCATACACCTGAACTGCACGCTGATTCACTTGAAGGTCTGATGGCGCAGCAGCCTGGTCTGAAGGTAGTTATCCCTTCAACACCAACTGATGCAAAAGGACTTCTGATTTCAGCAATCCGTGACAACGATCCAGTTATTTTCCTTGAGCACATGAAACTTTACCGTTCATTCCGTGAAGATGTACCTGAAGAAGAGTACACAATCGAAATTGGTAAAGCTGATGTGAAGCGTGAAGGAACTGACCTTACAATTGTGACTTACGGCGCAATGGTTCATGAATCACTTAAAGCAGCTGAACAGCTTGAAAAAGATGGTCACTCTGTAGAGGTGATTGACCTTCGTACAATTCAGCCGCTTGATATCGAAACGATTATCAAGTCAGTTGAAAAGACAAACCGTGCAATCGTTGTACAGGAAGCTCAAAAGCAGGCTGGAATTGCAGCTAGCGTAGTAGCTGAAATCAACGACCGTGCAATTCTTAGCCTCGAAGCGCCAGTGCTGCGTGTAGCAGCTGCTGATACTGTATTCCCATTCTCTCAGGCAGAATCAGTATGGCTTCCAAATGCTAAAGATGTAGTAGCAACAGCTAAAAAAGTACTTGAATTTTAA
- the pdhA gene encoding pyruvate dehydrogenase (acetyl-transferring) E1 component subunit alpha — protein MASKKKTPFDSVKVLEQIEEKFEMFQILNEEGKVVNEDAMPELSDEQLQELMSRMVYTRILDQRSISLNRQGRLGFYAPTAGQEASQIASHYALEKEDWVVPGYRDVPQIIWHGLPLAQAFLFSRGHFQGNNSPEGVNVLPPQIIIGAQYVQTAGIALGLKKRGKDTVAITYTGDGGSSQGDFYEGINFAGSYNAPAIFVVQNNQFAISTPRDKQTKGKTIAQKAVSAGIPGILVDGMDPLAVYAATREARDRAVAGEGPTLIETLCYRYGPHTMAGDDPTRYRTDDMDTEWEKKDPLVRFRKFLEEKGLWNEEKENEVIEKAKEEIKAAIKEADDTPKQKVTDLMEIMYEEMPYNLNEQYEIYKEKESK, from the coding sequence ATGGCTTCTAAAAAGAAGACACCATTCGATTCTGTAAAAGTTTTAGAACAGATCGAAGAAAAGTTTGAAATGTTCCAGATTCTTAACGAAGAAGGAAAAGTAGTAAACGAAGATGCAATGCCGGAACTTAGTGATGAGCAGCTTCAGGAATTAATGAGCCGTATGGTTTATACGCGTATTCTTGATCAGCGTTCAATCTCATTAAACCGTCAGGGCCGTCTTGGTTTCTATGCACCAACTGCAGGTCAGGAAGCTTCTCAGATTGCTTCTCATTATGCACTTGAAAAAGAAGACTGGGTAGTACCTGGTTACCGTGATGTACCTCAGATTATCTGGCATGGCTTACCACTTGCACAGGCTTTCTTATTCTCAAGAGGTCATTTCCAGGGTAACAACTCTCCTGAAGGTGTTAATGTACTTCCGCCGCAAATCATTATCGGTGCTCAATACGTTCAGACTGCTGGTATTGCACTTGGTCTTAAAAAGCGCGGTAAAGATACTGTAGCAATCACTTACACTGGTGATGGCGGATCTTCACAGGGTGATTTCTATGAAGGAATTAACTTTGCAGGTTCATATAATGCACCAGCAATTTTTGTTGTTCAGAATAACCAGTTCGCGATCTCAACACCTCGTGATAAGCAGACAAAAGGTAAAACAATCGCTCAAAAAGCTGTTTCAGCCGGTATCCCTGGAATTCTTGTTGATGGAATGGATCCTCTGGCAGTATATGCAGCGACTCGTGAAGCTCGTGATCGCGCAGTTGCGGGTGAAGGTCCAACACTGATCGAAACACTTTGCTACCGTTATGGTCCACATACAATGGCTGGTGACGATCCGACACGTTACCGTACTGATGATATGGATACTGAGTGGGAAAAGAAAGACCCACTGGTACGTTTCCGCAAGTTCCTTGAAGAGAAGGGACTATGGAATGAAGAAAAAGAAAATGAAGTAATCGAAAAAGCAAAAGAGGAAATCAAAGCTGCAATTAAAGAAGCTGATGATACGCCTAAGCAGAAGGTTACTGATCTAATGGAAATCATGTATGAAGAAATGCCATACAACTTAAATGAACAATATGAAATTTATAAAGAGAAGGAGTCGAAGTAA
- a CDS encoding YkyA family protein, which produces MKTYIAGAFCFSAIFLSGCVFGTPAEEEISEKLEAAVAAEEGYVSAQNDLRELETEEQQLYDEIMSLSMEEFEQINSLADEALGNLEAREEKLAEERAAIESSEEEFSGVEALTEDLDSDEVRQHVELMIETMNNRYLSHEELTSAYESGIALNRELYELLKNEDLQLEELEEQITSVNDQNAVIIEANTAFNDLTSEYNELKAEYYDLAELDTEE; this is translated from the coding sequence GTGAAAACATACATAGCAGGCGCTTTTTGTTTTTCAGCTATTTTTCTTTCCGGTTGTGTGTTCGGAACACCTGCAGAAGAAGAAATCAGTGAAAAGCTAGAAGCTGCTGTAGCAGCAGAAGAGGGTTACGTAAGTGCCCAGAATGACTTGCGTGAATTAGAAACTGAAGAACAGCAGTTGTATGACGAAATTATGTCGCTAAGTATGGAAGAATTTGAGCAGATTAATTCACTGGCAGACGAAGCTTTAGGGAATTTGGAAGCACGGGAAGAAAAGCTTGCTGAAGAAAGAGCTGCAATTGAAAGCTCTGAAGAAGAGTTCAGCGGAGTAGAAGCGCTTACTGAAGACCTGGATTCCGATGAAGTCAGGCAGCATGTTGAGTTAATGATTGAAACAATGAATAACCGCTATCTTTCTCATGAAGAATTAACTTCGGCGTACGAATCAGGAATTGCGTTGAACAGAGAATTATATGAGCTATTGAAAAACGAAGATCTTCAATTAGAAGAACTTGAGGAGCAAATCACTTCAGTAAATGATCAGAACGCGGTCATCATTGAGGCGAATACAGCTTTTAATGATTTAACAAGTGAATATAACGAGCTAAAGGCAGAGTATTATGATCTGGCTGAGCTTGATACTGAAGAGTAG